GTCCCCTTCGTCTAGAGGCCTAGGACACCGCCCTCTCACGGCGGTAACAGGGGTTCGAATCCCCTAGGGGACGCCACTTTCGTTCGGCTGGCAACCGAGCATCGCCCGATGAAGGTCCCCTTCGTCTAGAGGCCTAGGACACCGCCCTCTCACGGCGGTAACAGGGGTTCGAATCCCCTAGGGGACGCCATCCTTTCCGGCATCAACGATCCACGGCCCGCCTCTTGGCGGGCCGTCGTCGTTTCGGCGCCGTTTCGGGGTGCCCCGTCAGGTCTTGCGGATCAGGAAGGACATGGAGTCCGCCGTCTCGTAGAGCGGAACGCCGCAACGGCAGGCCAGCGCCGCGTAGTCGTAATCGTTGCCGCCGCATTTGTAGCAGCGCAGGGGCAGCCGTGTGCGCCGGTACAGCTCGATCCCGGCGATGTCCGCGTGCAGCGCCTTCACCTCCTCCACCGTGAAGAAATCCTTCGACGCCAGGCCCGCGGCCATCGCGTCGGTGAAGGGACGTCCCGCCGCCCGGATGTGCTGGAGGGCGAGCAGGACCTGAAGGCTGGTGGCCGGCGGCTGGGGGTAATCGGCGCAGTAGGCGCGGTAGAGGCTGTGGTCCGGGTGCGAGGTGTGGATGTCCTCCAGGATGTACAGGCCGCCGCTGCGCAGATGGGGCAGGGACTGGGTCAGGCACCACGCCTGATGCTGAGGGATGTGGCTGCCGTCCTCGATGATGAGGTCGAACTGGATGTTGTTGGCCCGCAGGCTGCGCCCGATGTGTTCGGGATCGTTCTGGTCGAACCGCACATACTGGATTCGCTCGTCCTGCGGCCATTCCGGCTGCGGTTCGAGGATGTCGGCGCCGATGATGAAGGCGTCCGGGAACTGGGAGCGCAGCCAGCGGATCGAATCGCCCCGGAACACCCCGTATTCCAGGATGATCCGCACCGGGCCCAGCGTCTGGAAGGCCTGACGGTAGGCGTCGATGTACTGGTGCCAGTAATGCTTGTCGGAGTTCGTTCCGTCCGCGCTGCTCATCGGTGGTCCCCGCTGTCGGCGATGCCGCATCATACGGGAAATCGCCGGGCGGGGCCGCCGAATTGAGCGCGGTCGGTGGGAGGCGTCAGCGTTTCGAAGCGCCGCCGGAGCGGGAGACGCTCAATTCGGCGACCTCCTCCTGCTTCGCGGCGGGCAGGCCGGCGGAGCGCACCACGCCGGGGTCGTGGGGATGGACGCGGCGCGGGTAGACGCTGTGGACCTTCACCACATAGTCCTGTGTCTCGCGGTAGGGCGGGACGCCCTTGTACTGGACCACGGCCCCTTCGCCCGCGTTGTAGCCGGCCAGCGCCAGCGTCACGTTGCCGTCGAAATAGGCCAGCAGCCAACGCAGATACTTCATGCCGCCGCGCAGGTTCTGCTCGGGGTCGAAGGGCTTGGTCACGCCGAAGCGCTCCGCCGTCTCGGGGATGAGCTGCATCAGCCCCATGGCGTTCTTTTCCGACACCACATCCACGCGGTAGCCGGATTCCACGGCGATCACCGCCAGCACCAGATCCGGGTCGAGCCCGTAGCTGGGGGCCATCTTGGTCACCATGGCGCGGATTTCCTTGGGCGGCATGCGGATCACGCCCCAGCGCACGCTCGGCGGTTCGCAGCGGTCAGGCGCCTTGCTTGCCGCGGCCTTGCCCGAGGCGCTGGCCGGCTTGACCATCTGCGCCGCGTCCTCGTTGCCCAGCAGGGCGGCGCGGCGCAGCCAGGAACGGCCAAGCTCCTCGTCCTTCGACACCGCGCCACGCCCGGCCATGTGCATGCGTCCGGCGCGGTAGGCGGCCTCGGCGTAGTCCTGGCGGGCCGCCCGGCAATAGAGGGAGAGGGCCATCCGCTCGTCCCGGTTCACGCCTTTGCCGACCTCGTAGCGCATCGCCAGCTCATACTGGGCGCGGGGGCTGCCCTTGCCGGCCAGCGCCTCCAGCGCGCGGATGGTGCGCTCGGTCGTGCTTTGGAAGGCGGGAGGCTGGGCCGCCGCCGTCTGAACCGACGCGTCCTGGGCCATGGCCGGAGACGCCGTCAGAAAGGACGCGATCAGCCCGCCGGCGGCCAGGGCCGCCGCGCTTTTCACCGCCTTGACGCGCATTCCTCCGATTGGTGAGGCCGACCGGTCTTTCGGCGTATGCGGGAAGATCGCCGCCTTAGCGCCAACGTCCGGCTGTCCACGAAAGACGTAATGCGATATGGTTCCGGCCAACAGAGGAAGCGGAACACAATGAAATAAGACTTCCGCTAAGGGACGGAAACGCCGCCTATACAGAGAAGAAGAACCGCTGGCAGCGGACCTGCGGATGGATGAATGAGCGAATTCATCGTTGGCCATAGACATGGCTATCCCGCAAAGGAGATTTGAGGTCGGTTGGTGAAAGCCAGCCGGCCTTTTCCTTTTGAGCAAAGTCATGAAGCCTCCCATATGTCCGGAGACGATACCTCATCCCCGATCGAATGCTATGGGAGCAATCGGACGATCCATGGCATGTTAGGGGTAATCTCGCCAAATTGTGAAGGGGCCTAGCCTTTTTCCCAACTGGCAGCCCCTGTGGTGCGCCATTACGTACTGATGGACCGACGATTGTCGTTGGAGAATCCGGTTATGCCCCGCGCGCTTTCGGCGCAAGGCGGGGACCGGAGCGATGGTTCGGGCGTTTCCAGACGCGCCCGGAGTGATCGGGACATCTTTCGGTACACAGGGAGGCAGCGTTCCACCGATGGCGAACCACGTCGCGAGTTCCTTGCGCCGTCCGGCAAGCAGCCCCGCGCCGCTTGACCCCGTCGCCCTCAAGCCGGTGATGGGAAGCCGCCGTGCGGACGAGGACGAGTTGAACGTTGCGGTCGAAGCCGAGGACGGCGTCGAAGCCGACGATCCGGCCACCGACGAGGCGGCGGAAACGCCGTCGGCGCCGCTGGCGCCCCCCGACCCGGCGATCATCGCGCAGATCGAGGCGGAAATTCCCCGCCTGCGCCGTTTCGCCCGCGCCATGGTGCGGGACGCCACGCTGGCCGACGACCTTGTCCAGGAATGCCTGGAGCGCGCCCTGTCGCGCCTGCATCTCTGGCGGCCCGGCAGCAATCTGCGCGCCTGGCTCTTCACCATTCTGCGCAATCTGCACATCAACGGCATCCGCCGCCGTCAGGCGGTCGTGGACATCGACGGCGAAGGGCAGGCGGCGATCGGCGCCGCCCATGGCGGGCAGTTCGTCCGGCTGGAGCTGCGCGACCTGAAGCGCGCGCTCGGCCTGCTGCCGACCGAACAGCGCGAGGTGGTCCTGCTGATCGGGCTGGAGGGCATCTCCTATGGCGAGGCCGCCGACATCCTCGGCATCTCCATCGGCACCGTGAAGTCGCGCCTGTCGCGCGGACGGCGCGCCCTGCGCCAGCTCATGGAAGGGAACAGCCCGACCGACGAGGACTGACCCGGTCCTCGTGCCGTCTCCTTCCACGCCGGGCGCACAGAGAAACCGGCAACGCTCCGGATGGGGCGTTGCCGGTCAGGTGCGAGGCTAACATCGAGAGGCTTTCGGGGTACTCACGCGTCCGGCCTGTCGAGACATGCAAGGCGGAACGCGGGCGCGCAGCGGGAAACGCCCGCCCGGATGGTTCCGGGCGGGTGCCGGGTCTAGCGGCGCCTGACCAGGCCCAGAATCAAACTCGCCGCGAACAGGATCAGGAAGAGGAAGAACAGGATTTGCGCTATGCCTGAAGAGGCCGAGGCAATCCCGCCGAAACCGAGTGCGCCGGCGATCAGCGCGATCACGAAGAAAACAAGTGCCCAATAGAGCATCCTAACCTCCCTCGCTCGGTCCGAAGCGCGTTACGGCTCGTCCGGCGCGCAGTCTGTTGAACGTCCTACTCTGTGAAGAGCGTGTCAGTATTGTGCAGAACACGGCGCCGCTCGGAAAGGTTCCCCGGCCCCGCTCCGGTAAAGAGCTTTTTTTGGGTAGGGTCGGTTCCAAAAGGGGGAGGGGCATCCCGATAACGCTGGCTTGACCGCAACAACCGCCGACGAGCGCTGTTGTCGGGGTCGCCAGCCTGCTTGGTTCCGGCCGGGCGGGCGAAAAGGCGCAGCACCGCTCCGCTGGTGCGAGACGCCGTATCGAGAGAAGAGGATGCCATGAACGCCAAACTGTCCCTCGCCGTTCTCGCCGCGACCCTGGCCGCCGCCCCCGCCGCGATGGCCCAGACCTACCAGAACAACGCACCGCAGGTCCCCTACGAGCGCTCCAGCCCGTCGGGGCTGCCGACCACCAGCCCGCAGGTGGAAAGCCTGCCCGGCGAGCGGGCCGACCCGTGGAGCGATCGGACCCAGAACCAGACGCCCGACGGCCGCATGCCCGACCGGGTGACCAGCGGCAGCGCCGAGTCCACCGTCGGCGCCGGAACCGCGGGCACCTATGGCAGCACCGGCACCTATGGCAGCACCGGCACCTATGGGGCGCCCGGCACCTACGGCTCGACCGGGAACATGAACAACACCATGCCGAACAGCGGCGCCATGGGGACCACCGGGTCGGGCACCGGCACCATGCAGGGCAACCGGCAGGTCATCATGAACGTCGACCCGAACACCGCCCAGCGCGCCGAGCGCGGCCAGAACCGCAAGGAGCTGATGCAGACCTCGCTGCTGAACTACTTCAGCGCCGCCGGCTTCACCTCGGTCCGCGACTTCCGCAAGCAGGGCGAGAACTATGTGGCGGAGGCCCAGTCGGCCAACGGCACCTGGAGCACCGTGCTGCTCGACACCAACACCGGGACGATCTCCGAAATGCGCTGACCCCCGGTCCGCGGCGGCTCAGTCCATCAGCCGCGGCCATGATCCGGTCAGGCGGCCGTAACCCGCCGTGACCGACGCGTCGTACAGGGGCAATGGCTGGCGCAGCCGTTGCCCCGCGTCGCGCCCGAGAGTGCGCACCGCGGTCGCCAACCGTCCGTCCGGCGGCCAGGAGCCTCCGGGGCCGAAGGGCACCGTCAGCGCGATGCCCTGTTCCAGGCGCCCGCCATAGCGGCTCTGCGCGCCCTCCGGACCTTCGGTCCACGTCACATGGGCGGACAGGCCGATGCCGCCGTCGAAGGCGCGCATCAGTTCGACCGTGCCGCCCCAATCCCCGCCGAGATAGCGGCCCAGCCGCAGCACGCCCGTGGTGACGGCCCCCGGCGCTTCCCAATAGACGCTGGCGTGCCCGGTGTTCCGCCCGCTTTCCGGGGCGAGGCGCAGCGCATCGTCGGGCGGGCGCTTCCAGACACGGTTGAGGTCGAGCCCGAGCGCCCAGCGCGCCGCCAGGGGATGGTACAGCGCCTCGCCCCCCACGCCGCCGAACATCTCCTCCATATGGCCGAGGGACAGGCGCGTGCTCCAGCTTTCCGAAGGACTGGCCAGCCACGCCGCGTACAGCCGCTCCACGGCGGCTCTGCGTTCGGCGTAGCGCGGCAGATCGCTGCGCACCGGTTCCGCCGCCGGAATGGCGTTGGTGTCGAGGAAATGGAGGTTGTGGCTGACGTTCAACCGCAGCCCGCCGCTGAGGACCAGCCCGCGCAGCGGTTCCGCCGTCAGCATCGCGTCGCCGTAGGTCCGCTGCACCAGCGGCGCGCTCTGTTCGAACAGGCTGACTTCCGCGGTCGGGGTGACGGTCAGGGCGAGGCGCGCCGCCCAGTCCGGCGGAGGGCCGGCGGCGCGGTCCAGGCGGGCGGTCCGCCAGATCTCCTCGGGGCTGCCGCGCTTGCCGGCCGCCTGCTCCACGGCGCGGCGCGACAGGGTGAGGGCGGAGCCGTCCAGCCCGCTGCTGCCGGTGACGACGGTCAGCCATTCGACCTCCGGCGGCGCGCCATCGGCCAGCAGGCGCGCGGCGCGCCCCACCTCCCGCGCCAGCGGCGCGGTGCCGGCGCCCGCCGGGTCCAGCCACAGGGCGGCGCGGTCACCGCTGACCAGCGCGGAGCGGGCGGGCAAGCGGTGAAGCCGGGCCAGGGCCGCGATGTCCGGGGCGGGCATGGCGGCGTCCGGCGACGCGGGACGGGCGCTGACCGCCGGTGGAGGTGTGCGCGGGGTGGTGTCCGCGTCCTCCCGCGGGTCGAAGCGGGCGGCGAGGCGCAGCA
The window above is part of the Azospirillum sp. TSH58 genome. Proteins encoded here:
- a CDS encoding DUF1328 domain-containing protein, yielding MLYWALVFFVIALIAGALGFGGIASASSGIAQILFFLFLILFAASLILGLVRRR
- a CDS encoding sigma-70 family RNA polymerase sigma factor, translated to MANHVASSLRRPASSPAPLDPVALKPVMGSRRADEDELNVAVEAEDGVEADDPATDEAAETPSAPLAPPDPAIIAQIEAEIPRLRRFARAMVRDATLADDLVQECLERALSRLHLWRPGSNLRAWLFTILRNLHINGIRRRQAVVDIDGEGQAAIGAAHGGQFVRLELRDLKRALGLLPTEQREVVLLIGLEGISYGEAADILGISIGTVKSRLSRGRRALRQLMEGNSPTDED
- a CDS encoding YjbH domain-containing protein — encoded protein: MNRVLLVLALSFAALPARAEGLAPSLSDWGTVGLLQTPTARGLPDGTVAAGLTALGGLHRHVFAGAQLLPGLEITFRDSTYPSWHGLSEPGVDAKLRLLREGPWRPALAVGGRDVTGSGLDLPGKGRFAGEYLVVSRRWWDADLSLGIGWGGLGDYGHARNPLRFLGGRFKRDRDPAKASSRGPEAWFTGERVALFGGVEWHTPLEGLSVKLEYSADSFRAQQQDDPNFRPGLPLNAGLAYRPWRWLEVGAGVEQGSRAMLRLAARFDPREDADTTPRTPPPAVSARPASPDAAMPAPDIAALARLHRLPARSALVSGDRAALWLDPAGAGTAPLAREVGRAARLLADGAPPEVEWLTVVTGSSGLDGSALTLSRRAVEQAAGKRGSPEEIWRTARLDRAAGPPPDWAARLALTVTPTAEVSLFEQSAPLVQRTYGDAMLTAEPLRGLVLSGGLRLNVSHNLHFLDTNAIPAAEPVRSDLPRYAERRAAVERLYAAWLASPSESWSTRLSLGHMEEMFGGVGGEALYHPLAARWALGLDLNRVWKRPPDDALRLAPESGRNTGHASVYWEAPGAVTTGVLRLGRYLGGDWGGTVELMRAFDGGIGLSAHVTWTEGPEGAQSRYGGRLEQGIALTVPFGPGGSWPPDGRLATAVRTLGRDAGQRLRQPLPLYDASVTAGYGRLTGSWPRLMD
- a CDS encoding class I SAM-dependent methyltransferase, producing MSSADGTNSDKHYWHQYIDAYRQAFQTLGPVRIILEYGVFRGDSIRWLRSQFPDAFIIGADILEPQPEWPQDERIQYVRFDQNDPEHIGRSLRANNIQFDLIIEDGSHIPQHQAWCLTQSLPHLRSGGLYILEDIHTSHPDHSLYRAYCADYPQPPATSLQVLLALQHIRAAGRPFTDAMAAGLASKDFFTVEEVKALHADIAGIELYRRTRLPLRCYKCGGNDYDYAALACRCGVPLYETADSMSFLIRKT
- a CDS encoding transglycosylase SLT domain-containing protein codes for the protein MRVKAVKSAAALAAGGLIASFLTASPAMAQDASVQTAAAQPPAFQSTTERTIRALEALAGKGSPRAQYELAMRYEVGKGVNRDERMALSLYCRAARQDYAEAAYRAGRMHMAGRGAVSKDEELGRSWLRRAALLGNEDAAQMVKPASASGKAAASKAPDRCEPPSVRWGVIRMPPKEIRAMVTKMAPSYGLDPDLVLAVIAVESGYRVDVVSEKNAMGLMQLIPETAERFGVTKPFDPEQNLRGGMKYLRWLLAYFDGNVTLALAGYNAGEGAVVQYKGVPPYRETQDYVVKVHSVYPRRVHPHDPGVVRSAGLPAAKQEEVAELSVSRSGGASKR